The Medicago truncatula cultivar Jemalong A17 chromosome 4, MtrunA17r5.0-ANR, whole genome shotgun sequence genome includes a region encoding these proteins:
- the LOC11428397 gene encoding protein HIGH CHLOROPHYLL FLUORESCENCE PHENOTYPE 173, chloroplastic, with protein MSTSPSATTIAAAVYSKYNNINTTLSVSGQINTTFLSYTKKQHTRSSSVQRLPPIAAAPNTRDGKDSKSNTQNNNNDDDDDNDDKQSVSLSLDDVNPVGLGRKSRQIFDEVWRKFSGLGQISRTIRTDDVEALDALLVREGPMCEFAIPGAQNTTVLVVGATSRIGRIVVRKLMLRGYSVKALVRKADEEVVELLPRSVEIVIGDVGDPNTVKAAVEGCNKIIYCATARSTITGDLFRVDQQGVYNLSKAFQDHNNQLAQLRAGKSSKSKLTIAKFKSESSLDGWEVRQGTYFEDVVTSKYDGGMDAKFEFTENGAAVFSGYVFNRGGYVELSKKLSLPLGSTLDRYEGLVLSVGGNGRPYVLILEAGPSGDPSQSKLYFARISTKVGFCRVRVPFSSFRPVKPDHPVLDPFLVHTLTIRFEPRRQRSDMVNASKNQDSRSFQLILEYIKALPTGQETDFVLVSCSGLGIEPSRREQVLKAKRAGEDSLRRSGLGYTIVRPGPLQEEPGGQRALIFDQGDRISRGISCADVADICVKALHDSTARNKSFDVCYEYVAEDGNELYELVAHLPDKANNYLTPALSVLEKNT; from the exons ATGAGTACCTCACCTTCAGCAACAACAATTGCTGCTGCTGTGTACTCaaagtataataatattaataccaCACTTTCAGTTTCAGGACAAATCAACACTACTTTCCTCTCCTACACCAAAAAGCAGCATACCCGCTCCTCCTCTGTACAACGATTACCTCCTATAGCCGCTGCTCCAAACACCAGGGATGGCAAAGACAGCAAGAGCAACacccaaaacaacaacaacgacgacGACGACGACAACGATGACAAACAATCTGTCTCTCTTAGTCTCGACGACGTCAACCCGGTAGGACTTGGTCGAAAATCGCGGCAGATATTCGATGAGGTTTGGAGAAAATTCTCTGGACTGGGTCAGATCTCTAGGACTATACGTACTGATGATGTGGAGGCACTAGATGCTCTTCTTGTTCGTGAAGGTCCTATGTGTGAGTTTGCCATCCCTGGTGCTCAGAATACTACTGTACTTGTTGTTGGTGCTACTAGCCGTATCGGTCGCATCGTTGTTCGTAAGCTAATGCTCAGGGGTTACTCTGTCAAG GCTTTGGTAAGGAAGGCAGATGAAGAGGTGGTAGAGCTGCTTCCAAGGTCAGTAGAGATAGTGATTGGGGATGTTGGTGATCCAAACACTGTCAAGGCTGCTGTAGAAGGCTgcaacaaaatcatatattGTGCCACTGCCCGCTCAACTATCACTGGTGATCTCTTCAGGGTTGATCAGCAAGGAGTTTATAATCTATCTAAAGCATTTCAGGATCACAACAATCAATTGGCTCAGTTGCGGGCAGggaaaagcagcaaaagtaagCTTACAATtgctaaatttaaatctgaatCTTCACTGGATGGATGGGAAGTTCGTCAAGGAACTTACTTCGAAGATGTAGTTACCTCAAAATATGATGGAGGGATGGATGCCAAATTTGAGTTCACTGAGAATGGAGCTGCTGTTTTCTCAG ggtATGTCTTCAATAGAGGTGGCTATGTAGAACTGTCAAAAAAGCTTTCTCTACCTTTGGGTAGTACTCTTGACAG GTATGAGGGCTTGGTTCTCTCTGTTGGCGGAAATGGAAGACCTTATGTATTAATTCTAGAAGCTGGTCCTTCAGGGGATCCAAGTCAGAGTAAATTGTATTTTGCAAGAATTAGTACAAAAGTGGGATTTTGTAGG GTTAGAGTGCCATTTTCATCATTTCGTCCTGTGAAACCAGATCATCCAGTTTTAGACCCTTTTCTTGTACATACATTAACAATACGGTTTGAGCCTAGAAGACAG AGGTCTGATATGGTAAATGCGTCAAAGAACCAGGATTCGAGAAGCTTTCAGCTAATATTGGAATATATAAAAGCCTTGCCT ACTGGACAAGAAACCGATTTTGTCTTAGTTTCATGTTCTGGCCTTGGTATTGAGCCTTCCAGGCGGGAGCAAGTTCTTAAAGCCAAGAGG GCAGGTGAAGATTCTTTGAGAAGATCTGGGCTTGGATACACGATAGTTCGTCCGGGTCCATTGCAG GAAGAACCTGGTGGGCAGCGTGCTCTAATATTTGATCAAGGAGACAGAATATCTCGG GGCATCAGTTGTGCTGATGTAGCCGATATATGTGTGAAGGCACTCCATGATTCAACTGCAAGAAACAAAAGCTTTGAT GTATGTTATGAGTACGTTGCTGAGGATGGGAATGAGCTTTATGAGCTG GTTGCCCACTTGCCGGATAAAGCAAATAACTACCTGACACCAGCTCTCTCTGTCTTGGAGAAGAATACTTGA